One window of Alkaliphilus metalliredigens QYMF genomic DNA carries:
- a CDS encoding sugar ABC transporter ATP-binding protein: MNGEIKLRVSNIEKSFPGVKALDGINFSAKKGSVHVLCGENGAGKSTLMKIINGIYKADAGEILIDGKVVEIQNPIQARSLGISMIFQELNYMPEMTIEESLFVGSWPTHKYGNVNWAEIRKRTIELLEKENLDYSPETKLKDLSVSDIQMLEILKAISYNAEIIIMDEPTSAITQKEVEVLFKKINQLRDRGSSIIYISHKMDEIFRIADEITVLRDGCVVDSRPKDEYDIDMVIAHMVGRKLDGNFPKEDIKIGEKILEVKDLTNQGNFKDINFHVNEGEIVGFAGLMGAGRTEIMRSIFGLDGYQEGEVFIKGEKVVIKNVKSSIDKKMVMLSEDRRRYGIIPVRSVKENVSLSSLKKFIYGGKLHAKKETDTIQDYATKMRVKTPSIETSIESLSGGNQQKVILAKWMLTDPDILILDEPTRGIDVGAKYEIYKLMSELSKQKKGIIMVSSELPELIGMCDRIYVMAKGRIMGELKRDEFTQEGIMKLATKKTS, from the coding sequence ATGAATGGAGAAATTAAATTAAGAGTTTCTAATATCGAGAAATCTTTTCCTGGGGTGAAAGCATTAGATGGTATTAATTTCTCTGCTAAAAAGGGTTCAGTTCATGTATTATGTGGAGAAAACGGTGCAGGCAAATCTACCTTAATGAAAATTATAAATGGTATTTATAAAGCTGATGCGGGAGAGATTTTAATTGATGGGAAGGTTGTTGAGATACAAAATCCGATTCAGGCAAGAAGCCTGGGAATATCAATGATATTTCAAGAGCTAAACTATATGCCAGAAATGACAATTGAAGAGAGTTTATTTGTTGGTAGTTGGCCTACTCATAAGTACGGTAATGTCAATTGGGCCGAAATAAGAAAACGTACCATTGAATTATTAGAGAAGGAAAACCTAGATTATTCTCCTGAAACCAAGCTTAAAGACTTGTCAGTTTCAGATATACAAATGCTAGAGATCTTAAAAGCCATATCCTATAACGCTGAGATTATAATTATGGACGAACCGACCTCCGCCATTACTCAGAAAGAAGTGGAGGTTTTGTTTAAAAAGATTAATCAATTACGTGACAGAGGTTCAAGTATTATCTATATATCTCATAAGATGGATGAAATTTTTAGAATTGCCGATGAAATCACAGTACTGAGAGATGGGTGTGTGGTGGATTCAAGGCCAAAGGATGAATATGATATAGACATGGTTATTGCCCATATGGTTGGCAGAAAATTAGATGGTAATTTTCCCAAAGAAGATATCAAAATTGGTGAGAAAATACTCGAAGTCAAAGACTTAACAAACCAGGGGAATTTTAAGGATATCAATTTCCATGTTAATGAAGGTGAAATTGTTGGATTTGCAGGTCTTATGGGAGCTGGTAGAACCGAGATTATGCGGTCTATATTTGGACTTGATGGGTACCAGGAAGGCGAAGTCTTCATTAAAGGTGAAAAAGTAGTGATTAAAAATGTAAAAAGCAGTATAGATAAAAAAATGGTCATGTTATCAGAGGATCGTAGGAGATATGGGATTATACCTGTTAGAAGCGTAAAGGAAAACGTTTCCCTAAGTAGTTTGAAAAAATTTATCTATGGTGGTAAACTTCATGCAAAAAAAGAGACTGATACAATTCAGGACTACGCTACAAAAATGAGGGTGAAAACACCGTCCATTGAAACTTCCATTGAATCCTTAAGTGGTGGAAATCAGCAAAAGGTTATTTTAGCTAAATGGATGCTTACGGACCCAGATATTTTGATTTTAGATGAGCCAACAAGAGGTATTGATGTAGGTGCTAAGTATGAAATATATAAATTAATGTCAGAACTGTCAAAGCAGAAAAAGGGAATTATCATGGTGTCCTCAGAACTTCCAGAGCTAATCGGAATGTGTGATCGAATTTATGTTATGGCAAAGGGTAGAATCATGGGTGAGCTTAAGCGAGATGAATTTACACAAGAAGGCATTATGAAGCTTGCAACTAAAAAAACAAGTTAA
- the xylB gene encoding xylulokinase: MYFIGIDIGTTSVKIIAIDEDGKIVKSVSKEYPLSYPKPLWSEQDPEDWWKQSINGFKELLDDLDKKEVKAIGFSGQMHGLVTLDENDKVVRPAILWNDQRTEKECNYLNNEIGQSKISQWTGNLALAGFTAPKILWLKENEPDNFAKTKKIMLPKDYVAYKMSGVFATDMSDASGTLYLDVKNRKWSSEMLRVLGVTESQLPDLFESYEAIGCMKPDIAQELGLSKDVKIIIGGGDQAVAAVGGGVVKAGSCSLSLGTSGVVFTSNEDFFVDENNSLHSFCHANGKYHLMGVTLAAAASLKWWVEGINKSDDFDGLLNEAKDAEVDDQLFYLPYLMGERTPHNDPNARGTFIGLNITHERKHMTRAVLEGVAFSLRDTFEIMKAMGVEINDISINGGGAKSTFWCEIIADVLNVKVNKLNSNEGPAYGAAILAAVGFGRFHTVEEACSQFIKITESINPNEENSKIYNEKYGKYTKIYPATKELFKQLI; the protein is encoded by the coding sequence ATGTACTTTATAGGTATAGACATTGGAACAACATCAGTAAAAATCATTGCCATTGATGAGGATGGGAAGATTGTTAAGTCCGTTAGCAAAGAGTATCCACTATCCTATCCTAAGCCTCTTTGGTCTGAGCAAGATCCAGAAGATTGGTGGAAGCAATCGATAAATGGATTTAAAGAACTTTTAGATGACTTAGACAAAAAAGAAGTAAAGGCAATTGGTTTTAGTGGACAAATGCATGGGTTAGTTACCCTAGACGAAAATGATAAGGTAGTCAGACCTGCAATTCTCTGGAACGATCAAAGAACTGAAAAAGAATGCAACTATTTAAATAATGAAATAGGGCAAAGCAAAATATCCCAGTGGACAGGAAATCTAGCATTGGCAGGATTCACTGCTCCTAAAATATTATGGTTAAAAGAAAATGAACCAGACAACTTTGCAAAGACTAAGAAGATTATGCTTCCTAAGGATTATGTAGCTTATAAAATGTCAGGTGTATTTGCCACAGATATGTCAGATGCATCAGGGACCTTATATTTAGATGTGAAAAATAGAAAATGGTCGTCAGAAATGCTTCGGGTTCTAGGGGTGACTGAAAGCCAACTACCTGATTTATTTGAATCCTATGAAGCAATTGGATGCATGAAGCCTGATATTGCACAGGAATTAGGATTAAGTAAAGATGTGAAAATTATTATTGGTGGTGGAGATCAAGCGGTTGCAGCCGTTGGTGGTGGCGTTGTGAAAGCAGGTTCATGTTCATTATCCCTTGGAACCTCTGGGGTTGTTTTTACATCGAATGAAGATTTTTTTGTTGATGAAAATAATAGTTTGCATTCATTTTGTCATGCAAATGGGAAATATCACCTTATGGGTGTCACACTTGCAGCGGCAGCATCACTTAAGTGGTGGGTTGAAGGAATTAATAAATCAGATGATTTCGATGGACTATTAAATGAAGCTAAAGATGCGGAAGTAGATGATCAATTATTTTATCTTCCCTATTTAATGGGGGAAAGAACACCACATAATGATCCTAACGCCAGAGGAACCTTTATCGGATTGAATATCACCCATGAAAGAAAACACATGACGCGAGCTGTATTAGAAGGAGTTGCATTCTCCCTTCGTGATACATTTGAAATCATGAAGGCAATGGGAGTTGAAATTAATGACATTAGTATTAATGGTGGTGGTGCCAAGAGTACATTTTGGTGTGAAATCATTGCAGATGTATTGAATGTCAAGGTAAATAAATTAAACTCAAATGAAGGTCCTGCATATGGAGCTGCAATACTTGCTGCGGTTGGATTTGGACGATTTCATACAGTTGAAGAGGCTTGTTCTCAGTTTATCAAAATTACTGAAAGTATTAATCCTAATGAGGAAAATAGCAAGATTTATAATGAAAAATATGGAAAGTACACAAAAATTTATCCTGCGACAAAAGAACTCTTTAAACAATTGATTTAA
- a CDS encoding sugar ABC transporter substrate-binding protein, which translates to MKKKLIVLLAITLIMAMLAGCTSPANNGAGGDENGETVYRVAYVARTQSDSFAAWLANAISEEADKYDNIIIDVFDGQASDSTQNSLIENAITSNYDAIIIQPNNGEAQKSYAEQAVAAGIITITTNARIEGVQGASSVDADPYEQAKVNADVALEQIPQNANVVVLKGPPGNFHADARRDSWQKEFFDKRPDVTIVGEEIANWNKDEAMTYMETWVQANSKIDAIIAMNDNMAAGALEVVRDDSNFAGMLSYGVDGTAEAVLLIQEGVMTQTSLQSAYDLATALLDTSNKLLTGAETQIDIDIDAPVINSDNVEEYVEMHKRAGAIR; encoded by the coding sequence ATGAAAAAGAAGTTAATTGTTTTATTGGCGATTACATTAATAATGGCTATGTTAGCAGGTTGTACAAGTCCTGCAAATAATGGCGCAGGTGGAGACGAAAATGGAGAGACAGTCTATCGAGTGGCTTATGTGGCAAGAACGCAGTCGGATTCCTTTGCAGCATGGCTTGCAAATGCAATTTCAGAAGAAGCTGATAAATACGATAACATAATCATAGACGTATTTGATGGTCAAGCTTCTGATTCTACACAAAACTCATTAATTGAAAATGCAATTACAAGCAACTATGACGCGATTATCATTCAGCCAAATAATGGGGAAGCACAAAAATCCTATGCTGAACAAGCCGTTGCAGCAGGCATCATTACCATCACGACTAATGCTCGAATTGAAGGTGTGCAGGGAGCATCTTCTGTAGATGCTGATCCATATGAACAAGCTAAAGTGAATGCTGATGTTGCTCTTGAACAAATTCCTCAAAATGCAAATGTAGTTGTATTAAAAGGGCCTCCAGGAAACTTCCATGCCGATGCAAGACGAGACAGCTGGCAAAAAGAGTTTTTTGACAAACGTCCAGATGTAACGATCGTTGGAGAAGAAATTGCAAACTGGAATAAAGATGAAGCAATGACTTATATGGAAACATGGGTACAAGCAAATAGTAAAATTGATGCCATCATCGCTATGAATGATAACATGGCTGCTGGGGCATTGGAAGTTGTTAGAGATGATTCAAACTTTGCTGGTATGTTATCTTATGGTGTTGATGGAACTGCTGAAGCTGTTTTATTAATACAAGAAGGTGTTATGACACAAACAAGTCTACAAAGTGCTTATGATCTTGCCACAGCACTATTAGATACTAGCAATAAGCTGTTAACTGGTGCTGAAACACAAATTGATATCGATATTGATGCACCTGTGATTAATAGTGATAATGTTGAAGAATATGTAGAAATGCACAAAAGAGCCGGCGCTATCAGATAG
- a CDS encoding LacI family DNA-binding transcriptional regulator produces the protein MANIREIAKRAGISIATVSRHLNNTGYVSEDAREKIQKVVDELNYTPNALARAMFTKNSKTIGLMVPNISNPFFNQMASVIEEYAKNKGYTLFLCNTDDDKEKEKTYLEVLQSHRVAGIIASRSQCEDEYANIDIPVVAFENHILDNIITISSDNYNGGRMAFDHLYEKGCRKILHIKGPEVFEATELRYKGFLDGARAKDLEIDFIEFQHDFQVKMLEEDINSMKDIVNYDGIFVFNDIAAATVMRALKKRGVSIPQEVQIIGFDNSFIGELLYPSLTTINQPIEALAYTIIELLIKIINGEGVLIEDYIMEVKLIERETTISLKDLDPASI, from the coding sequence ATGGCAAATATTAGAGAAATAGCAAAAAGAGCAGGGATCAGTATTGCCACAGTATCAAGACATTTAAATAATACTGGTTATGTAAGTGAAGACGCAAGAGAAAAGATTCAAAAAGTTGTTGATGAATTAAACTATACGCCTAATGCCTTGGCTAGGGCAATGTTTACAAAAAATTCAAAGACAATAGGATTAATGGTTCCGAATATATCAAATCCATTTTTTAATCAAATGGCCTCGGTGATTGAAGAGTATGCCAAAAACAAGGGATACACTCTCTTTTTATGTAACACAGATGATGATAAAGAGAAGGAAAAAACGTATTTAGAGGTTTTGCAAAGTCATAGAGTGGCAGGAATTATTGCCTCTAGAAGTCAATGTGAAGACGAATATGCAAACATAGATATTCCAGTAGTGGCATTTGAAAACCACATATTGGACAATATCATCACAATTTCTTCTGATAATTACAATGGAGGGAGAATGGCTTTTGACCATCTCTACGAAAAGGGATGTCGAAAAATCCTGCATATAAAGGGACCTGAAGTCTTCGAGGCCACAGAATTAAGGTACAAAGGCTTTTTAGATGGGGCAAGGGCTAAGGATTTGGAAATCGATTTCATTGAATTTCAACATGACTTTCAAGTTAAGATGTTAGAAGAAGATATTAATAGTATGAAAGACATTGTTAATTATGATGGGATATTCGTTTTTAATGACATTGCTGCAGCCACCGTCATGAGGGCTCTGAAAAAAAGAGGGGTGAGTATTCCCCAAGAAGTTCAAATTATTGGATTCGATAATAGTTTTATAGGTGAATTACTGTATCCTTCTTTAACGACTATCAATCAACCGATAGAGGCGTTAGCTTATACGATTATTGAACTATTAATTAAGATCATCAATGGCGAGGGTGTTCTTATTGAAGATTATATTATGGAAGTAAAGCTAATAGAAAGAGAGACTACGATATCGCTAAAAGATTTGGATCCAGCATCTATATAA
- a CDS encoding ABC transporter permease, translating into MKTDRMKKIWSDIKSKYSIFLVLAALVIVSWIANENFLSVGNLSNVSRQIAVVTILAFGQTILIISGMLDLSSGSVLALAGVLSVSVYTMTESLLLAFIVAILASVACNMLNGLMVTKFKAPPFIATLAMMTMARGAALLYTNGQNIYQIGDYVKFGQGSTFGVPTPIVFMIIILFITWYILKHTTLGRSVYAIGGNEEAANASGINVNKVKMKAFIVNGIFVGIAGVIFMSRVNGGMPNGAVGYEFKSLTAAIIGGTSFTGGIGTAVGTLAGSFIVGFLDNIMVLTRVNSYLQQIVRGAIIALAVIYDIWSKQKRTKKKLGNIQEKSK; encoded by the coding sequence ATGAAAACTGATAGGATGAAAAAAATATGGTCAGATATAAAAAGTAAATACAGTATTTTCTTAGTCCTCGCCGCATTGGTGATTGTAAGTTGGATTGCAAATGAAAACTTTTTATCCGTGGGCAACTTATCAAATGTTTCAAGACAGATTGCTGTGGTAACAATTTTAGCCTTCGGGCAAACCATACTGATCATAAGTGGTATGTTGGACTTATCCTCGGGTTCAGTTTTAGCCCTAGCGGGTGTTCTTTCTGTATCGGTCTATACAATGACCGAATCGCTTTTACTGGCATTTATCGTGGCAATATTGGCCAGTGTTGCATGTAATATGCTAAATGGACTAATGGTGACGAAGTTCAAGGCACCTCCATTCATTGCCACCCTGGCGATGATGACAATGGCTAGGGGGGCAGCCCTACTTTATACAAATGGACAAAACATTTATCAAATTGGAGATTATGTGAAGTTTGGTCAGGGGTCAACTTTTGGAGTACCCACCCCAATCGTATTTATGATTATCATTCTATTCATAACCTGGTATATATTGAAGCATACAACCCTAGGTAGATCTGTCTATGCAATTGGAGGAAATGAAGAAGCGGCAAATGCATCTGGCATAAACGTAAATAAGGTAAAGATGAAGGCTTTCATCGTAAATGGTATTTTTGTTGGGATTGCAGGGGTCATATTCATGTCCCGTGTCAATGGCGGAATGCCAAATGGGGCAGTGGGGTATGAATTTAAATCACTTACCGCAGCGATCATAGGTGGAACTAGTTTTACAGGTGGTATTGGTACAGCCGTAGGCACATTAGCCGGCTCATTCATCGTTGGTTTTCTAGACAATATCATGGTGTTAACACGAGTCAACTCGTATTTACAACAAATTGTACGTGGTGCCATTATCGCACTGGCTGTTATCTATGATATATGGTCAAAACAAAAAAGAACCAAGAAAAAGCTCGGAAATATACAGGAAAAGTCAAAGTAG
- a CDS encoding NAD(P)-dependent alcohol dehydrogenase, whose protein sequence is MKNRAVFMQGTDNMVTKDVPMPKIKEKDVLIKVDIVGICGSDVHYYKHGKIGDFVVEGEFILGHEAAGEVVEVGEQVKGLTVGDRVTMEPGKTCGKCEFCKGGKYNLCPDVEFFATPPYHGVLTNYVSHPEDMCFKLPKNVSNVEGALVEPLAVGLHASDQGGVKLGDTVVIFGTGCIGLMTIISCKAKGAAKIIVVDILENRLEVAKKVGATDTINAKEVNVLKKIQELTDGKGAEVVIDAAGAAITVKQTVDAVKPGGTIVLVGMTPKDEVEFNFMKLMGKEAEVKTVFRYRNLYPIAINAIASGAINIKDIVSHEFDFEQTKEAFDFVAEHASDVVKAVIKIK, encoded by the coding sequence ATGAAAAATAGAGCAGTCTTTATGCAAGGTACAGATAACATGGTTACTAAGGATGTGCCAATGCCAAAGATAAAAGAAAAAGACGTACTAATAAAAGTAGATATTGTTGGTATATGTGGTTCGGATGTTCATTATTATAAACATGGTAAAATTGGTGACTTCGTGGTTGAAGGAGAGTTTATCCTAGGACATGAAGCTGCCGGTGAAGTTGTAGAAGTCGGGGAACAGGTAAAGGGATTAACTGTTGGGGATCGAGTGACTATGGAACCTGGTAAGACTTGTGGGAAATGTGAATTTTGCAAGGGTGGAAAATATAACCTTTGCCCAGATGTGGAATTCTTTGCGACGCCTCCTTATCATGGTGTGTTGACTAACTATGTCTCTCACCCTGAGGACATGTGTTTCAAACTACCAAAAAATGTGTCGAATGTAGAAGGCGCTTTAGTGGAACCACTTGCAGTTGGGTTGCACGCATCTGATCAAGGTGGAGTCAAGCTAGGTGATACTGTTGTGATTTTCGGAACCGGGTGCATTGGCCTAATGACAATCATTTCCTGTAAAGCCAAAGGTGCTGCCAAGATAATTGTTGTTGATATATTGGAGAATAGACTTGAAGTTGCAAAAAAAGTAGGTGCAACGGATACAATTAATGCAAAAGAAGTTAACGTATTAAAGAAAATACAAGAACTAACCGACGGTAAAGGTGCAGAGGTTGTGATTGATGCAGCAGGAGCCGCCATTACAGTCAAACAAACAGTAGATGCTGTTAAGCCTGGTGGTACCATCGTTTTGGTTGGTATGACACCTAAAGATGAAGTAGAATTCAACTTTATGAAGCTAATGGGGAAAGAAGCAGAAGTAAAAACAGTGTTCCGTTATCGTAATTTATATCCAATTGCAATTAATGCCATTGCAAGTGGAGCAATCAATATAAAAGATATCGTGAGCCATGAGTTTGACTTTGAGCAGACCAAGGAAGCCTTTGATTTTGTTGCTGAACACGCAAGCGATGTAGTCAAAGCTGTGATTAAGATAAAGTAA
- a CDS encoding D-cysteine desulfhydrase family protein → MTIPKSLKLANLPTKIEKLERLSKSLGDINIYIKRDDQTGTEVSGNKVRKLEFAVQEALDQGCDYLITCGGIQSNHARATAAVAAKLDINSYLVLRSNGDDPVEGNYFLNKILGAEICLITPEEYRDNRMKVMEEIQRELAGQGHKAYILPEGASNGIGTFGYYQAMEEILEQEAELDVKFDAIVTAVGSGGTYAGLFYANKLRKNEAKIYGINVCDDADHFKNRVQELVHESIQYTKRPIHFKKEDIHMIDGYVGEGYAQSRQEELTFILDFAKLEGIILDPVYTGKAMYGLVEEIKKGSFNGFKNILFIHTGGLYGLFPKGNQLF, encoded by the coding sequence ATGACAATACCAAAGTCACTTAAATTGGCAAACCTACCTACTAAAATTGAAAAGCTGGAGAGATTGTCTAAAAGTCTGGGAGACATCAATATTTATATCAAAAGAGATGATCAAACTGGGACAGAAGTATCAGGAAACAAGGTGAGAAAGCTGGAATTTGCAGTACAAGAGGCCTTGGACCAAGGCTGTGATTATTTAATTACATGTGGTGGGATTCAATCAAATCATGCTAGAGCCACGGCGGCGGTTGCAGCTAAGCTGGACATTAACTCATACCTAGTGTTGAGAAGCAATGGGGACGATCCCGTTGAAGGGAATTATTTTCTAAATAAGATTCTTGGGGCGGAAATTTGTCTCATTACCCCTGAAGAGTATAGGGATAATCGGATGAAGGTGATGGAAGAGATACAAAGAGAGCTAGCTGGTCAAGGACATAAGGCTTATATTTTACCCGAAGGAGCATCTAATGGGATCGGTACATTTGGATACTATCAAGCCATGGAAGAAATTTTAGAGCAAGAAGCGGAGTTGGATGTCAAGTTCGATGCCATCGTCACAGCAGTAGGATCTGGGGGAACCTACGCAGGGTTATTTTACGCTAATAAACTCAGAAAGAATGAGGCGAAAATTTATGGGATCAATGTATGTGATGATGCAGATCATTTTAAAAATAGAGTACAAGAATTAGTCCATGAAAGCATACAGTATACCAAAAGACCCATTCATTTCAAAAAAGAAGACATTCATATGATTGATGGGTATGTAGGCGAAGGATATGCTCAAAGTAGACAAGAAGAACTGACATTTATCCTTGATTTTGCAAAGCTAGAGGGTATTATTCTGGATCCTGTTTATACAGGTAAGGCAATGTATGGTTTAGTGGAAGAAATTAAAAAGGGAAGTTTTAATGGATTCAAAAACATTCTCTTTATCCATACCGGTGGCCTTTACGGGCTGTTCCCCAAGGGGAATCAGTTGTTTTAA
- a CDS encoding nitroreductase family protein — MQSVDQSLQLLKDIRSIRKYKKDPVSRSILEQIIDCGRMSPTAKNQQPWEFIIVDDKKLLTALGEVTPHGEFLKNAPACIAVFTKTSSSYYIEDGSAATQTILIAARLHGLKSCWIAGNQGSYDGEEIPLCEGIPCYEPKNSIPLTEEVQKILKTPQDLQLISIVSIGYSDESPIVEKRPLEEVIHWNQF; from the coding sequence ATGCAATCTGTTGATCAATCACTACAATTGTTAAAGGATATCCGAAGCATTCGAAAGTACAAGAAGGATCCGGTTTCCCGTTCCATCCTAGAGCAAATTATAGACTGTGGACGGATGTCTCCAACTGCTAAAAACCAACAGCCTTGGGAGTTTATCATTGTTGATGATAAAAAACTCTTGACAGCGTTAGGAGAAGTAACACCTCACGGTGAGTTTCTGAAGAATGCACCTGCCTGTATTGCTGTTTTTACTAAAACAAGTTCTTCCTATTATATTGAGGATGGATCTGCTGCAACTCAAACCATCTTAATTGCAGCACGACTCCATGGTCTGAAAAGTTGTTGGATCGCAGGGAACCAAGGCTCATATGATGGGGAAGAAATCCCTCTTTGCGAAGGTATCCCTTGCTACGAACCTAAAAACAGCATTCCATTAACCGAAGAAGTCCAAAAAATTCTAAAAACACCTCAAGATCTTCAACTCATCTCTATTGTTTCGATTGGATATAGTGATGAAAGTCCAATTGTTGAAAAAAGACCTTTAGAAGAAGTAATCCATTGGAATCAGTTTTAA